actcgatccgctcgtctcaccgctgcaatgcaagcctgacgtctttgtttagtaatatcagATACATGGGATCCTTCACattgcctccaggttgaaaaacgatgaaaagagagcccattatccagcttcttgccttcacgatcgtgtgatcaaacgttgcaactgataacacaacacgtacgaaccatagctgaagctgtatcctgtgtctagcctactgtcatggcggaaaggggcGTGGCCCAGCtccagtgacatcacgctccaaagccctattctAGTCTTTTtgaatctgtcctggagcactgcgtctgtcccctctggccacactttaattgtcctcacagcaggtttcacacgttggatgaaCAGTGAGTACCGAGGTGTAAGGAACAGGGAGATGATCTgattgtccaatgtgggggagggggtGTTGCTTTGTACACTCTAAAAAATTATTCATGGGGTTAGTAAGTAAAGCTTAAAATCAATAGCTTTTTCTGCATAAAAAATTAAGTTTGTTGCATGTACACATTGTAATCAGTTGATAACTTAATTTAATGAGTTGGtcgaaatgaaaataaagaaaacagtctTAGCTCAGTAATATATCGATTTTGAACAGACATTTCTGTGTTAACTTAACATGAAAGTGTATTCAGTTAATACAACTTAAAAATCTCGTAAGCGTCCTTTAAAAGCTGAGTACAAGGCTGACTTGCCCGGACATGTTGTGCTCTCAGACCACTGATCGAAAGAAACGGAGGCAAAGAGAGAAAGCGGAGAAGCGCCATTTTGTACGGAACGTTATCAAACGTTAAAGCTTTGTGGTGAGTAcaattttttgctttgttttattcacaGCAGCTAATAACTCTAACTTTAACTCTATCAACACGCACTGCAAGAAATCCTTTTTACACAACACTAAACTCTTCCTCAGCGAGTGGTGGTGATAAGCTAGTAACGTTACACTTCTGGCTAACTTGTGAAGTAATTCGACCGTAACATTAGTCTttgttaagttttgttttacgGTGGCAGCCAAATGGTGTTAATTGACACTGAGCTTCTGTAGCAGTAGTTTTAACTCTGCAAAGACAGGGTAATAcacgtttttcttctttctactTTGAAATCGTTGCAGCGTTGATGAAGGTTTGACCAGCAAAAGGCTGGGCCGTTTTACATTCATGACTAAACAAATGTAGGTTACTGAGTATACATTCGGTTTAACATCGATGCATTTTGATGTTTAAGTCCTAGAGTTATTTTTATGTGAGATTGAAGTTTGTTAATTGAGCCCTAGCTGAAGAACAGCCTGTGTCAAAGTTCAGTCAAAAACCGCGGGCGAGGAAGCGAACGCCATGTTGTAGAAACGCCACAGGAAAGATCTTAAGTAACATTCATAAACTAGTTGTTTTAATGACATTACATTGAGTGTGCATTAGcacataaaatataattttgctCTTTTGGGTGTTAACTGCAGATACATAAGCGCAGTTGTATCACTTAAGAAAAAATATCTTTGATTTGGAAACATAAAGCAACTTTTAGGAGAAACTCAACACTAAAAATAATATACatagttttaacttttaatGTCATAAGGATTTCCTGTGAGATAATGATTAGAGACGTAATCACTACCTTAGTTCCTTTCTGCATGCAAGCTAATATCTCAAAGGTGATGAAAAGTCCTTAGCTTATCAAAGGTAATATTTACCTCTGATACTTAATGTCTTAAGGTTGACACTGGATGTATTCTATAAATCAAACTGAAGCGTGTGGTTTCTCTTACAGACGCTCCAATGTCTCATCAAACCAAACTTAGGATCGTTCTTCAGGACCATGACATTCGCAAACTTGACTTACCTCATGGCCTCCCTGGGACTGTGGGTGAACTTGAGTCCATTGTAAGAGAGACATTTGGGCTTCAAGGGAACTTTACTTTGCATTACAAGGATGCTGATTTTGGAGAGGAATATTTCAGTCTTACCTCAACAAGTGACATCAAGGACAAGGACACAATAAAAGTGGTTAACATTGTTGAACCTCCCACATTTACTCTGAACTTAACTGAAGTGAACACTTCCTTTGAAAGTGAATCAGAAACCTCCATCTATAGCTCAGCAACCTCAGTCAGTACTTCAGTGACCGCCGTCGGTCCTCCCCAAAGCAGTTGCTCATCCGGATCCCAGGATACACTGATTCTATCATCACCTGAACATGGGATTCAGCGATCACAGTGGTGGCCGGCTGAATTTCCTGTACCTCGCTTTGCCTATGACACAGAGCTTTTGCTTGCCTCAGGAAATGAAGCTTTCAAGAAGGATGGAATTCCACTCAACTTTACCTCAATCCTTCcagacatttcatttcatttttcattttatttatttatttcacacttggTACAATAGTTCAAACAAACCAACCACACTTTCTATCAATAAAACActacaaccatgtgtgaaaaggagcaggaagaagaaaaatattcttATTAAACCCTGCCCCCTATCTACAATCCAACTTATATTACAAGTGGGCACCAAAAATCAGAGAACAaactaacattaacatttatctCCGGTCCTAccacaaaccaaacaacaaatttaccATCAAAATATACAAATTTACAATCAGAATATACCACTCCacatggtaacaaggagaaaaataaaattaaaataaataaaacaaaaaattataatgGATCCTTCATCAATGAACTCCAATTTCATTCACATTCTTCATATTGAGTTATCGTTTTAAGCatataacactttttaaaacaatataaatttatacaattctttaaattataataaagagagttccacagtcgtATACCCCTAACCGTTGGACTCATTAACCTTTGTGTAGTCCTAGCTAACTGatgcttaaaataaaatttccttCGGCTGTCTTCTCCCCCCgaacacaataaaaatactctttgtaacttaaagggcaaaatattatttttagccTTAAACATAATTAATAGTGTCCGTAATTTCACTAAATCTcctaattttaataatttcgattttataaataatttatttgtatgttCTCTATATTTCACATTATGAATCATTCGTATCACTTTCTTCTGTAATAAGAGAGTCCTTGAGAGACTGGCTGAAAGCGTCTTTCAGTATGTTGCCTACCCAACAAGCGCACAGTTTGTGGATGTTGCTGAGGCGCTGATTCAGAAGCATCCTTGCCTTAAAGAACCGGGGTCATATAATGGATGCTATGGATGGCAACAGagactaaaatataaaatggGCAACTATAGAACCAAGTTGAGAGGGCTCGGATGCCCTGAACTTGATGTGAACTCTCTCAGAAAGAAGCGACTACATGAGAAAGCACCTGCAAAGAATGTCAAAAAGCCAAAAAAGTCAGAAGTGAACTATTTACCTCCTCACCCACAAGGAGAAACGGAAGAAAGTTTGGAATATGGAAGAGTGGAGCTCCTCAGTGAAGTGAGGAAGAGGGACAACTGTCAGATCATCAGTGACAAAATGGCGAAGACATTCTCCATTCGCAGGCAGGAAGTTGTCAATCAAGCACCAAAAATCAATGACCTGAAAGAAAGATGGCCTGCTCTTTTTGATGCAGTTCAGGTAAATATTTTTCCATAAGATAATTTGCAGTATGTATTCTTTTAAAGTAAATTGTATACATTAACATGTTGTGCCtatttgtgccttttttttATACAGATAAACCAAGAATTCAGAAGGATCACCACTATTAACCTGGAGACAACATTCATGGCAAAGCTGGCCCAGTACTCTCAGAAAATAATGTCCTTGCTGTCCTCAAGAGGAGGGGCTGCAAAAATGCGCATTCGGCGCATCCAGAACATGCTGCTAGaggtatgaatgaatgaaatgtagTTTATTTCAAATAGGAtaatccacttttttttttccaataggTGATATTGAGTCTTAAAAGGTAGCTGTTTACAACTCAACTATGTCAAATTATTGTTTAGAGCTTGAGGCACAAATATCAATTAAAACTATAAATacttaataataaaacaaattataGGTGATGTGGATCATGATTGGCAGAGTAATTTGCAAGATTTTGCAGTTTTTCTATTTGTTACCTGGATTTTTCAAGTTCATGAATTGAACTTCACTTCTAAGAGCAATAGAGcttgacagaccacgtgaccTTCGCGCATTGCATTGTAGGTACGAGTGgcagcaaaatcaaaacactccaTCAAGCGCTAGCATTTCCAGCACCGGTAATCATTAATTCTGcggttttaatccctacttgcattttatttgcccccaaaacagttatgtacaaaaTGAAAGAGAACACGACAGGTCtatacaaagacagacttgacgaaaaggaaaaaaaaaaagtacgaggaaaaaatcaaaggagtgaaggGGTTAGACCCATACGAGCATACAGAGTGGACTaaagacgttagcgtgctgccaaACTTTCATCACGcacatatttataattatatggtcctaagtctgagtgcatacactcacaaaatgtttagtaacttcagatccctgcaacaagcaCAGGTCCAGTTTATATTGGTGATTTGGACTACTCCATTTTACAGCtgtcattaattttttttctttatcaccTGTACAGGCCAACGCAATCTATTTGTCTTTCCAGGTTGAAGTATtacacatcattttcagatcctatagaaataaaataagtgtTTCATAATTCTttcaatttattgtctttatttataactggcattattgtttcattctattatagtcttacaagaaagaggcaaaattgtattccattgtgctttattagctgcttcggtgaaaaacaaatcaacaatgcaaaaaaccccaaaacatttcaaaacaacatactggaaaacagttattcatcacttgattGCTTCAATACAACACTTGGGCACATATATGCGTGACTTTTCGTGGCTGTTTTGATATCGCTCTCCCTCTTAACCGATCAAATCTCgctgtggtagcagctttaaactTGGTATGACCCAGGTTGATAGAGGGTGCCCAGTCTGCACTTTGTAGCCGgcattttgtaggctggttttcctacaaaacacaacaaacattagccTGCAAAGCCACAGTAAACAAGGCAGCATAGCACaacgaattcaattcaaatcaatataagacTTATTTGTGACCTACAGcaacaattatgttatgataaattacgtaataactacaacagaagacttacctttgtggaaatgcttggagcagactaacatgtgagctggagtgttctggaacgttatatttggtcttcgaatggctgcaatccaggccatcagttgcctctttgttacttcggaaaTATGGCTTGAACAACTTTTCTTCCACGACGGAACCCGATAAaaaccgatctctttacccgtcagCGTCCCGTGGCTGTCATACGACCGGCTAtggcagttaataatacaacagcttcttgccattctttgtgtttctttttatcgctgtgtgactgttttcttgtgaaagcctgcgtgcgctagtaccacTTGCCACTCGTACCTACAATCCTTTGCAGTTTTGACATCACATTTTCAAGctctatagggctttggagcgtgatgtcacgggggtgggcgtggaaaggattttggcccgaTCCGCCATTTTGGGGGTCTAAGCAAAGCGCAAGTGAGTACTTGCTGTGTGGTCGGCTGCAATGTTCGATCTTACGACCGGCACGGGAATAAGCTTGGGTTGTCTTTTTATgctttcccaacctggaagcaacatgaagGAGCTTATGTATCGGATGTTACCAaacgaaggcgtctagcctggatagcagccgtgagacgagctgatatcaaGTTCTGTTACATCTCCAGATATCAGTtggtgtgctccagacattttcattccggtaagttctaaatatgttcatatcacaCTTTATAGCTGAATAATATTATCGTTGGTGGTCTCGGAAGTTATAGAAATTGCGATCAAACATCGAATGGAGTGACTTTGCAGACATACGTGCTATGTTAATGCAGTCCAGCTGACTTACCTTGGTATGAATGACGACGTACTCACAGTTTGGCGGCTTGAAAATAGCCAAATCTTGCATCCAGCCGTTTGTAAATTGGATGTGCACCTCCAGTGACTTGTAATTACGAAACTGGTTCGCAGTGTAAGCGCTTACTCCACAAACAAGATACGTGAAGATATCGGGGTAGGACAGTGGCGATAAGTCGTCTGGGTCTTTACTCCACTGCCGTATTTCATTTGGGTCCAGATTTGCGATgcactctattttttttttcaagtaccGCTGCTTCGCCTCTGGACGCAATTGGTCTCTATACCGTCCGTTTtattttgagctgcttttaagcatgttTCTTGTCGTCCtcgttccaacacagtgtgtttgttttgattcgtaGACCCCAAAAATGGCGccgcgctcccacaatgcatttcggcgtgacgtcaactccaaagccctattggtgtagagtcccagattttaagccctagtgggagtgtccccaagagggtcaaGGGCCCCCTATAGATTCtttacctaatcacacgagccaaggagtgaaaatgggtgtgggtcacaatcagccaaggtttcgggtgaactcattgtgaaacctagccccaccctatcatgtgagttactgaggtcaaatggcccaggatgtgagtgggtatTAAGACATCTGGGAAGGGAtatcaaaactggattatagatggcagacagttggtgtcgtaaggcaccacctctgttcaaagatggtcgttcacagtggacatagatggcttctttcactcctctctcaaaccatctgtcttctctgtccaaaatatCAACATTGGCTTCCTCCAAAGATTTTCTGTCATAACAGAAAATCACATAATTGGTGGAAATAGTGTTGAATGTAAATGCGTGtatttttggggaaaaaaacagacacaacAGATTTAAATGTTTCAATAGTTCAGTATTTTCAAGTTTCATTTAtcatatacaggtaacaatggcACATCATTACTGGCAATGAAATTCTTAGGCTTAGAGGCCCCTTAATATTGCACTTAGGAAAAACGCAAAATTGCACATAAGATAAAACTTcggttaaaataaaacaaacaatttaaattaatttttaaaaaaatatttaataaatagtcaaataattatataataataattaatttttcAGCCTGGGTATTTCTCAAAATACCATACAAAATGACAATACACTTCttcttgaaataaataaatacagtttgcTAAAATGTACTGGTTGTAGTGCAGAGGCAATGATATATACATGTACAGTGTGTACAGTGATTGTACAAAATAAATTGTCTAATATTTCAGCAGTTCAGTAGCCCGATGGCTTGTGGGTAGAAAATGTCTCTGAATCTGCTGGTGCAGGTGTGGATGCCCCTGTATCTCCTGCCTAATTGCAGAAACGAGATGAGTGTGGCTGGGATCAGAGAGGATCCAGTGGGCCTTCCTTATACGGCGCTGTCTGTAGAGGTCCTGGATGGCTGGCAGTTCAGACCTGGTGATATGTTGTGCTAATCTAACCACAACCATTGAGCTTTGCCGTCGAGAACATTACAACTGCTCTAGCATGTTGTGATACAGCCAGACAGGATATTTTCAATGGTGCATCGATAAAACTTGGTGAGCATTCTGGAGTCCATGCCAAACGCCACAGAAAGAAGAGCCACTGTTTCACTGCTTTTGTGATTACATACACATGATGCTCAGATCCTCACTGATGTTGTTTCCCAGGAACCTAAAgctgactctctctctctgtcccctcGATGTAAATGGGGGTGTGGCCTCTGCCCTGCAGTCTCCTTTAGTCTACAATGAGGTCCATGGTCTTGGTGATGTTGAGGAGCAGGTTGTTGTCTCAACACCATGATGCAAGGGCTCTCACCTGTGCTCCAAAAGCAGACTCGGATGCAATCTGGAAAGCAACCGATGATGGTGGTGTCATGTGCAAATTTGATAATGGTGTGTGTGGTCCAGATGCCACATCCAGGATGACAGGggcgctctcgctctgcaggcttacttgctgtccctagagtatttaaaagtagaatgggagggagagccttcagttttcaggcccctcttctgtggaaccagcttccagtttggattcgggagacagacactatctctactttcaagattaggcttaaaactttcctttttgctaaagcatatagttagggatggaccaggtgaccctgaatcctcccttagttatgctgcaatagacgtaggctgccggggattgttgcagagtatgggggtgcctactggggtcagcgggggagctggccccagggaggggtcacttgcccctcccttccttccctccccatctccagctgcctccctcttcccgctccaccacaatcacccacacatgcagggccttggggtaggggtgtgtcaccagggtgcagaggagacatcccccccctctgtccccttctggctgcctctgcctcaattttatcccacaccttagacattcacattactcacactctcattacacatacatgtaggatcttgggggtgggcacgctacacggattccaaattaccatcagggtgtacacctcacccctggcgtcgttgcccacctctcaattttaaatacacgtagacattgagggctagcaggaggggctatacgcttacctgctgctctggcaggtagctccatgccctcctgggttttaaatgcaccctagaacacacatacatcaacactacatatgagcgggtggagggaggtttggagtcttcctacacccccgttctctgcggcctgctggagcgggggggctaggaggaggagttggccgtccaaCTGGGgtctgctgctgcggagtcggggaagtctgcttctccccaccgcagggaaaagggtaacaccacctgggtctgggcgcagtttccccatccaggggcaagggtacctagacccggggcttagagtacgcttggggagagtgattgtgtgtacagtgtctctctatgtctgtctccacgttaggtgagtgttgagtaattgtatatgagagcatgagggtgggaatagatgtttgtatctgtgtgtgcctgtttgtctgtgtctatatgtcaggttgggtatcagacgccacctctctggggacatctcaggccctccaaggtttggaggcccatctccccccaccacttcccctgccggtggcagacgccctcagacatcggtgcgttggtggttctttgtgtccgggggtgggcgcccaggtacccaccggcccactccttggcggctgcttatcggggcatggagcctggggctcgctcgggccacttcggggatggggtgcccttggcctctcggcccggggctcggtcactcaggcacagctggctgccggcggagctcacgggcacgtcactgcaacccccctggcttctgctccgcggctgctgagtgacccctcatctgggactctcctcagctctttctggtatagtggcgcggctgcccctctgttggtcttccttggtctcttgtgttctgggggcctctggatgtctggagttttgatctcctccatacctgcttcatgccctggaggacggggcagtggccccccacaccctctagcagatcattacatgaaggaaccttttaaaaacaagcgcgttcatgctcacaggtgcacacacgggtgctcacacacacaaactacaccctttttggctcctacctcaaagcacactgtgcgctgtcgatctcacgtgctgcacaataatgtttaatatttagtatttactgtcatattcccatatatcattgtgatcttgtttattactctcgttttcttctgcttgctttcttttttctttctcaacaggtgatccaggtgatcgatatatgtattttttgtctgcttattctgttggtttttgttttttgccctttttccccgtccctcttctcaggttttttttttttttttttttttttctttccctctttctttctcccctttctttccaccagtcaagtctgtcccgtattcagcaagtgaaaataaaataaacaataaaaggtgaatcaaatggaccattacggcaaggctgggatggttcatttggtaaagtaaatccgttgggcatctttcttcgcctttagacaataattctgatggcaaaagaaccaaacgggacaggttaaaaaaaaaaaaaaggctgccggggattcccgtgatgcattgagtttttcctttccagtcacctttctcactcactatgtgttaatagacctctctgcatcgaatcatatctgttattaatctctgtctctcttccacagcatgtctttcatcctgttttccttctttcaccccaaccggtcgcagcagatggccgcccctccttgagcctggttctgccggaggtttcttcctgttaaaagggagtttttccttcccactgtcgccaaagtgcttgctcatagggggtcatatgattgttgggtttttctctgtatttattattgtgctatctactgtacaatataaagcgccttgaggcgacttttgttgtgatttggcgctatataaataaaattgaattgaattgaattgaatgcgTTGGAAAGTTTACGTGGTGGTAGTACTTGGGCAGAACTTTCTTCAGGTTGAAGTCACCAGCCATGACAAAAGCTGCTTCCAGGTGCTTCCTCCTGGTCGATAACATACAGCTTGTCTAGCACCCACATGATGTTGGTGTGGGGTGGAATATAAGCAGCGGTCCAGAACACAGCTGTAAACTCTCTAGGCAGATAAATGGTCTGCATCTGATCATGATGTATTCAAGATCAGGAGAGCACCCCAACGAAACTACGTGTACATCCACACACCTCCTTCTGTTAGTCATTATGTAGACCCCACCTCCCTTCTGTTTACCCGACTCCTTTGTCCAGTCCTGGAGGTGAACAGAGAGGTCACAGTAGCCAAGTCAGGGACTGAGAGATCCATCCAtgtgtcagtgaaaaaaaagaaattacaatCCTTAATATACCAGCTGAAAGTCATCCTGGCCTGTAGTTCATCCACTTTGTTTTCCAAAGTTTGGACATTAGCTAGAAGAATGATGAAAAGCGAGGAATGGTGTTGCCTGGCATCAATGTAGCATCAATATGGAGACAGAGGCAATATGTTCCAACTGACATTCAGCCCATCAACCATCTTTGACAGCTTTATGGTCTCTGACTGTGAGGTTGCTGTTCTGGAATTTGATATCACCCCAAAACAGAATTGTGTTTAGGCTAATGGTTTTGCTGGTGCACACAGTATATTTTAATGTACTTGTGTTGTGTGATTTTAAAACttaattttgtgtttatttttgaagACATTATTTGCTTCTCTATTTCACTGTCTGGCTCCACATTGATGTCCTAATccataaaaaaaatgtctaatAATAGTGTGATTACTATTCGATTAATACAAAAGTGAGCCAGATATATTTTTCTATACTTTTGATTTGACATTTATAAATACAACTTgcttatttgtgtgtgtctggaTAGGTGCATGTTCCTGCCAGTCTCGTGCTTTCTAGCTGTCTGTCGCCACGTTGACACACTACTCAGTGCTAGAACTCCCATGAGTTTACATTCAGTCATACTGTCTCCAGGAGCCCTGTGAGGTGTTGTCAACTGAAGGACATGTTCATGATACAGCTATAAACTGACCTTGTAGGTCAAAAAGAAACATCCAACACCAGTTATTTGGGAAGTATAATAATTGATTAACTGGCTGAGAATGTACATGCTTTTCAGTCTAAAAAATCACCTCTCCAATGAGGAAGCACTCACATAAATACATGCATAGACACTGACACACTAACTCTCAGATTCAATATGTGATGccatcacatacacacacccacaggtAAAAGTTGTACTTTGCTTTCCTGTGCACTCCTACCTGCTTGTCTGAGTCTTGAGAGGGATTCTTTAATGAGAGAGCAGTGCGGGCGCTCATGAAAtcatttaaatttcaaatgcatGAGGTGATTATGCTAGCGAATTAGCCCAGTGACTTATTGTGGAATAATTTAGCTCAGTCAGGCAGAATGGAGACAGCTAATGTCTATGGAGACCTCACAAAGACAGGGCTAGGGTGGGGCTTTGTGGGTTTACGGGTGGAAGGGTTAGTGGGaggcaaaaaaatgaaaactgaaaacagagaagagATGGAGTAAGACAGA
This sequence is a window from Oreochromis niloticus isolate F11D_XX linkage group LG6, O_niloticus_UMD_NMBU, whole genome shotgun sequence. Protein-coding genes within it:
- the LOC109202390 gene encoding sterile alpha motif domain-containing protein 3-like; the protein is MSHQTKLRIVLQDHDIRKLDLPHGLPGTVGELESIVRETFGLQGNFTLHYKDADFGEEYFSLTSTSDIKDKDTIKVVNIVEPPTFTLNLTEVNTSFESESETSIYSSATSVSTSVTAVGPPQSSCSSGSQDTLILSSPEHGIQRSQWWPAEFPVPRFAYDTELLLASGNEAFKKDGIPLNFTSILPDILERLAESVFQYVAYPTSAQFVDVAEALIQKHPCLKEPGSYNGCYGWQQRLKYKMGNYRTKLRGLGCPELDVNSLRKKRLHEKAPAKNVKKPKKSEVNYLPPHPQGETEESLEYGRVELLSEVRKRDNCQIISDKMAKTFSIRRQEVVNQAPKINDLKERWPALFDAVQINQEFRRITTINLETTFMAKLAQYSQKIMSLLSSRGGAAKMRIRRIQNMLLEV